The segment tgagtccagttgagcttttggtcaatGATAGCCCCCAGGATgatgggagggggtgagggtttcagtgatggcaacactgtTTAATACcaaggggtggtgattagattgtctcttattggtgatggacatagcctggcatttgtgtggcatgaatgttgcttgccacttgtcagctcaagcttggatgttgtccaaatcttgttgcatttgcatATAGACTGTTTCAGTacttgaggagtcatgaatagtgccAAACATATTGCAATCTATGACGAAcatcccccacttctgacctaatgatggagggaaggtcattgatgaagcagctaaagatggttgggcctaaaaCACTAtcccaaggaactcctgcagagacatcttggagctgagatgactgacctccaacaaccatggccatcttcctatgcgttaggtatgattccaaacagtagagagtttgccccctgagacccattgatttcagttttgctcgggctccttgatgccacacaggatcaaatgcagccttgatgtcaagggctgtcactcacctcacctctggagttcagctgttttgtccatggtTGGACCAAGGCagcaatgagatcaggagctgagtggtcctggccgaccccaaactgggtgtcactgagcaggtgctgcttgatagccctgCTGAAtaaaccttccatcactttactggtgaccCAGTGTAAACTGGTGGGgctgtaattggccaggttggacttttcctgctttttatgcacaagacatacttgggcaattttgcGCATTGTTGGgaagataccagtgttgtagctgtactggaacagcttggctgtaCCGCAGGTTTGGATGCAAAGTGACACAAACAGTTTATTTTAATCCCGCACCGTTTGTGCTTACCGTGAGGGTTCTGTCTTCTCAGTATGGCTCCTCACATacgtatggtgaccctcaggttaaacttacCTCTCGTCTATGGTCCCGTAAAACTATGGCGACTGTACATTTACCTTTTAATGTTGTCCATAGTAGTTTCTGGTCAGAGATCACCCCTTAGAATGCTAACGGTGCGAATGCCAAAGAGCGTTTCGAATCTGCTTTGGAGATGGTCGTGTTATTTCGGTTCTGTACACGTCTTTATATTGAGCCGGCTGTGAACTACTGCTCAACGTTTTAAAACTATTTTCTATTTTGATTCCATTTCCGCGCCTTTTTATAGACTGGCACAATGAGAGATCGCAATCCAACTTAAGCCAACTAGCAATTGTAAAATTGGAGTATCCAAAGGCATGCAGCGAAATTTGCACACGACATTAATAGAGCGAACATTTTCATCAAAGTACAATATGACGATTTACACAGACGAACTCAGAAAAACACAGTCTGTATTtacaaaaataacattttctcCGTTCCGTTTTCCCCCTTCATTCCGTATATCCAGTAGATGTATCCAGTGTTTCTCTTGGCTGTTTCAGACACTAGTGCTTGTCCCTGTACAAGCTAAAGTGTCGTCTCTGACGTCCCGGGTGCTGAAGAAAGACCACGGCCGAGCCTGGCGAGAGAACAGCAGCTTGTGAGCTGCCGTTCTGTATCTTTTGGACATGACGTTGTAAAGGATTGGGTTGATGGAGGAGCTGAGGTAGAAGAGCAGCATGCAAACGACATTGAAATACTGACTGAAAACGAACATATCGATGCCCCCACTCACGGAGTTGTTGGAGAATAGATTTCGGCCGATGTGGAAAGGCAACCAACAGGTAGCAAACGCAAGGACAACCACAGCTGCAAAGACAGATTAGAAACAGGGCCATTAATTTCAGCATGATGTCATTGTGAAAGCCCTACTTTAGAATTGGACCTGTACTACAACACCACAGCTCCTTGGGCATCACTGTCGACAAACAAAGCATACAGTAACTCGTAATGTGCAAATAAGAGCTACAACATCAACTCTATTATACCAAATGCACGCATGTTTTAGCTCATTCAATAGCCTGACAATCAAATGACTTCTTTCTATTTAAAAGAAACATCTGTTGCAACACTGCAGGCCCGGAAGCAAAACAAATGAATGTAGAAACGAAAGCTAACAACAGATTTCTGATAATATGTATAAATTAAACTTTCCAACAGTAGTGTTCCAAATACAGATTTATAAGGAAAGAACTAGGCGACTAGATTTTAAATGTTTCCTGGGGACCAAACTGAGTAATGCAAGAACGAATAACCTGGCCGTCAAGTGATATATTCAAAGTCATTTTCTATCAGCCATTGGACATTTTGTTCATTCAGTATTTTACATCTATTATTTCTGTTATATATAGTTACAGTGCTAGCCATCAGCTTTGTTCTGAAGGttgatctgaaatattaataGCTGTcgccacagatgcagccaggtcTGCTGAGTATACTCAGTTTAATCCTGTTCCATTTTCAGCAGGTTATTTTCTTACAACTTGCAAGTCTAAATTACTTTGCAATTAACAGAACAACACCGGAAGAGACAGCATGAGCTGGACTATTTCATCTGCTGACAATTGTGTCACTTAAAAGATGTGCAATATTCGAATCCACACAAcgaccagcttcacactttaatgattgttcaggttcatgtgaagCGTGTTCAAAAGAAATGCATTTTGTAAAATGGTTTTCACCTTCACCAGAAGTCTCAGTGCGTTTGGCAGTCAGTTAAGCGGTTTTGAAATATAATTACTGTCACGGTAATAGGCAATTTGCACGCAAACTCTCATTAATAGCAACCGGGGAACCTATTATTATCACAATGATTAAATATTAAATCCTGGCCTGGTCACCAGGAAATTCTTTGAAACAGTACCATATAGTTTATATTCAACAGAGCAGCAAAATGGCCTCTAGGTTTAAcaaccttaaagaagtttataccTCAGCAGGACTTTGATTTTCGTGATCAAGCCTGGGGTCCAACTTGAACATTGAGCCTTGGAACTCAGAGGTGAATTTGCTGAATGCTGTGAATGATGCACAACGTATCTTGCTTTGTGTGCAGGTACCTTAATTGTATTTAAAATTTGGGcaatctataattaccagagatTTTAAAAGCTTGCACCTTGACGACCAGACTGTGCTCAGCCAGGTCATGCACATTTTGAAGGCGAGATAATATAATGGCTACTCTCCGGGCGCTTACTCTGAATCTGTCTCCGCTTGTTCTCAAACCGTTGGGCACAACCGGACTTACCCAAGATTTTGACGGTCTGTCTGTGACACTGCTCTCGGTTTGCAGCATTCGGACCCCTGATCTCGTCCTTGCTTTTCCACAGTTTTCTTCCGATGAACCCGTAGAGGAAAGTGAGGCAGCACATGGGGAAGAAGAAATAGATGGTGGACACCCAGATCATGATGTTTAGGAGCCCCGAGCTGACGGCGTATTCGGTGTGTTTGCACATATCTTGTTCCACTCCAACCAGGAAAAGGAAAGGTACAGCCGACAGCAAGGCCAGAGACCAGAGCAAGGCGATAACTGATCTCACTCTTCGCTTGGTGATGAAGACCTTGGCTTTGAGGGGGAAGCAGATGGCGAGGTACCTCTCGATGCTCAGGGCTGTGATGTGCAATATGGTCGCGTAGGTGCAACCTTCGTTGATGTACTGATAAAACCTGCAAAAGAAATCCCCGAAGAGCCAGGGCTTGTACTTCCACAGGCGATACAGGTCAAAGGGCAAGCACAAGAAGATGAGCAGGTCAGACATCGCCATGCTGGACAGGTACAGGTTGGTCGTAGTCTTCATGTCCTTGTACCTTCTCACGATCAGGACTGTTAAGGTGTTACCGGTGACGCCGACGATGAACAGAACGATACAGATGGTTGTCACTGGGATCAACGTGGAGACGGGAAAGAGAGGACACGATTGGTGATCGCAGCGAAAGAGCGGTGGCAACGTATCATTAACACTATTGGAAATATTTTCCATCCTGCACAGGGGATCGGTCCATTCAGATGGAGAGATTACGTGAACCGCCTAGAGAGTAAGATATCCTGCGGCGAGCTGCCCAGATTGTCGATGTCCACAGCTACTTCGTGAGGTCCCTGCCTCGCACCGAGGAGCTGCCCGGACCGAAGTTCGCTCTGCAGGCCTTTCATTGGAAAGATGTTCTCTCCTCAGGCAGCACTTTAAGCCTACAAGCAAAGCCTCCAGGCGGAACAGGCGCGATCTGTGTCTCTCTTGCGCCTGACTTGCGCAGGATTGAACCGACATCAAAATTTCACACAGTTTCCCTCTTGCTCGGGGCTTAAGTCATTGCTCAAACGAGACTGCATCCCCAAAGATCGCCTCTCAGCTTTAACTTCTGGCGTGGTTTATAGAGAGGGAGGGATCATTGCGTCGGCGCAATTAAAAATGATTATCTTCCTCCTGGTAATGCACTTAAATACATCGCAATAGACACACGACAGAGAAGGTGAAACTCACTTGAACAGTTGTCTGCAATTCTACAACGGAACGCATTGGTTCAAACTCTCCATTCGCTCTGTACAATAGAAGTTACAATTTTTTCTACACAGAGTTACACATTTGTCCGTCATTGTTTTCCATAAACCGAAGTAATAGTAAAGACATCGGAGCGTAATTTTTTTCTAATTGACGTGGATTAAAGGTAAAAATGTAAGGATTCTGAAAGAACTGAGACTTTAAAAGGCGCGGGAAGAAAAGCAATGGTGTGACAATGTCCAAAGTTTGGCAATACTGCAGACATCAGAAGAAAGCTGGGAGGATTTTTCTTTCCCGGCTGGAGTTGGGAAGGTTTGTTGAAACACGACCGCAAACTTAGAAACTTCCCAGAACCAGATAGACATCTCTTTCCGAAACCTATGATTGAAAAATTGGCCTTGGGTTCAGTTCAACTGACTTAACACAAAAGAAAATCCAAATTGTTTGAATCTACGACTGACAAAGGCAAAATTAAAAAAAGCAGATGCTTGAAATccgaaatttaaaaaaaatcaaaacagaatgcTCTCAGCATTCAGCAACATCAGTGCAACacagtgccagacaatgaccttctccaataagagagaatctaaccattgttccTTGGTATTCAGTGGCATTAACCAATTTTCCACTATCAGCATGCTGGGAGTtatgaccagaaactgactggAACAGCCGCAATAATACAATGGCTCAAAGACCAGTTTAGTCGCTAGGAATTCTGCAACGCGTCAGTAATCTCCTGACTCCCTTACgcctgttcaccatctgcaagatccaaatcaggagtgtgatggaatattcctcagcTCTCTGGACAAGAGCacttccaacaacactcaagaaccctGACACTATCTGGAATAAAGCAGCTGATGTGTTTGTCAGCATCACCACCTTAACATGTACCTCCTTCCAGCACTGTGATTTAGTGTTTGCAGTACACACGGTAAACAAGATATCAATGTTGTTTTTGCCTAGCGCATGTCCTGTGCTGTGTAACCTGTAGCCTTACTCTGTCTAAGTTATTTTTACCTTTTGTTCTGTATGTTcatgcttactatgatctgcctgtacttctcgcaaacaaaacttttcactgtacttaggtacagcACGTATACGGATAATGTCCCAAACGGCAGACACATGTTGTGTTTTTCCTATTGCAGAACAGGCAAGAACAGATgttaaaaagccagtttcaacCTTACTGGAGTGTAGTAGTGGAACTGAACATCTTGCGTACCAGTGTGCTGTGACGGTCAGAGTCAAAGAAGTATCTTCAAGTTACCCCTGTGGTAGAAGTAGAGACTCCCTCTCTCTAAATGTTGCACGCCAGTTAAAATAAAAGGAGATAGGATAACATCACTCTCCCCCACAGCTCCCAGCCGGACCCAGCACTCCTGCCATTCCAGACCCAATGCATTCTCTCCCCTACCAGATTCAAAATTCCCACTGGGCACTCTACTCCCACTAACCCACAAGAtgccccatctctgatgaagggtctaggcccgaaacgtcagcttctgtgctcctgagatgctgcttggcctgctgtgttcatccagctccacattttgttttcttagaTGCCCCATCCCCTCAGCCACCTGGCACCCAACCACCCTGAGCCTACTTGGCACCCTGCCTACCCAAGCCAAGTGTGTTCTGCACTCTCACCTATCTGTCCCTAACTTACCTAAGTACTTACCCTCACATCAGAGCTGTCAAAGTAACTGTCCGTGCTTCTGGGCATTTAAGTGTTTAACATAGCATAGTTAGTGTTGCACAAGGTAAGCAAAGATTCTGTTGCTGATCTTCTCCTCTGCTGACTGTGACGATCCCTGGACAGGACAATATCTTTTGTTAATAGAAGAATCCAGTCAAGGAATTTTCAGGGCACATGTCATGAAAATGTAAGTCTGTGTTCTTTTCATCCAATCAGGAGTGGATAAATGATTGATTGGAATTTCTGGACTAACATTTCAATTAAATGACCTTTCATTAGAACCATTCCAAATATCAGGATTTATGACTATTGGAAGAAAGAATTTGCAATTGTGTAGTTCCTTTCACATCTTCAGGATGTTCAAAAGTGATTCACAGCCAACAAAATGTTTGGTGTTGCAAAACAAGAAAGTGTAGCTGCAATAACATATTTGTGACATGATCTTACAGACAGTGCTATGGTAAAACCCAAATCATTTTGTAATAGTCATTTTGGCTCATGTTAGCTATGGATGACAATTGAATGGAATTTGATGTGTATTAAGGCACAGGCAGCAAATGTTGGTGCCCTTACATTTAGAGAAGGTAGAATGTGGGAGATAGATCAAGCAATGGAATAATTAATTAGCAGGGTGATAAGACAAGCTTTCAACATCAGATGAACTGAAGGGAGGCAGATTTGGTTGATACTGGGAATACGGAAATAGGTGGTTCTAACGATGGTATAAACACATGGTTGGAAGTTCATCTCAGTGTCAAATTCAAACCAAATTTATAAAGTATTGTCACGGAGGGATACAGTTTTGGGCAGGGAACCATAACCAATGACTTCACTCTTCTCTATACTTAACAGGAGGAAATGTTTGCTTCTCTAGTGCTGGGTGCCATACTTGCAGCTTGATAATATAGAGAGCGCAGAGAGTTCAGCGGAGGTGCTGGTATCATCACCAAACCAGACTGGAGGATGGTCGACAATGATATTAATCAGGATTCAGTGTTAGGATCACTTCCATTTTTGACAAAATAACTCgggcattcaaaacaaaattttaaaatttacttatCATACTGAACACGGAAGTGTGACAGACAGCAAAGCTGATACCAATTGTCTACAAAGTGACAAATGTAGACTAATAGAACGGACAGACAAAttgcaggtggaatttaataaTGGGTTTTGACAGAAGAGAGAAGGAAAGGCAAATCAAACCTAATGTCACATTTCTCAACAGTGTGCAGGATCAAAGGGAAGTACATAACAGACAGCTTTGAAGGTGTTGGAGTATTTTGAGAAAGTAGTTGGCAAAGCATGTGCCATTGAGTCTAGCGCTACCTAAGTAGAGATATTCAGTACAAAAGAAGGCATGTTTTGCTCAACCTTTATAAAGCATTGGTTTGGCCTCAACTAAAGCATTGTATCAATTCTGgtcattacattttaaaaaggatataAAGGTCATTAAGAGGATGTGAAGGCGATTCAACAGAATGGTTCCAAGGGTGACAGGTTCTAGTTGCCATGTTAGAGTGGAGAAACTGGAAGTGTTCCCCCTTCGACCAAATGAGACTAAGAGGAGATTTGGCAGCAGTTACAAGATCATGACAGATTGGATAAAGAGTTCCTATTAGTGGATGCTACGAAGATGAGGGGACAGAGATTTTGGGCTTTTTCACAGACAGTAGTAATGAGCTAAGCGTGTGAGGATGATGGAAGCAGAGATGATCAattaatgcaaaacaaaattagatACTTAAGGGAATTAAAATTTGAGGGCTTTGGGCACAAAGTAGGGGAATGGAATTGACTGGACTGGCTCCCAAAAACCTGCATTGACTCAATGCTCGGAAATTAAATGAAACTAAGGATAAATCCTTGGGGGCACTGGAGGTAAGTGAGAGCCAACGAGGATGAGAGACCATTGCTGGTGATTCTGTGGCTGCAATTAGACAGATAAGAATTAAATCAGGCGAGTGCAGTTCCACTTGGAGAACTATCAGAGGAGCGTGGTTATGATCAAATGTGTCAAAATCTATGGAGAtatctagaaggatgaggagcAATAGTTTACGTGCCTCATAGGTACATATGGCGGGGAACATGAATTAAAATTGAGACAATTAAGAATTGGAAGGAAATACAAAGATTTCCCAGGCAAAAATTACTTAGATTCAAAAATTGCATTAAATCAAAATGCAGAATAAATTCCGAAGGCAACTGGACACATCTCTGTGAGAGGATATTGAAGGATTTAGTTTTAAGGCTAGTAGATTGACTTGATTTTTGAAAATAGACTTTTTCCTAAATTTTTTTTGAAGcaaggtctaggctcgaaacatcagccttcctggtcctctgatgctgctgggcctgctatgttcatccagctctacaccttgttatctctatcttcTTCCTaaacaaaatgtttttaataGGGACACTCGGATACAGTTGAGTCTGTTATCACCCCAAATTTACTTCTCAAGGATAGATAAAGAAGTACAACGCatactggccttgccaacaaCACTCAGAt is part of the Stegostoma tigrinum isolate sSteTig4 chromosome 12, sSteTig4.hap1, whole genome shotgun sequence genome and harbors:
- the mlnr gene encoding motilin receptor, with the protein product MENISNSVNDTLPPLFRCDHQSCPLFPVSTLIPVTTICIVLFIVGVTGNTLTVLIVRRYKDMKTTTNLYLSSMAMSDLLIFLCLPFDLYRLWKYKPWLFGDFFCRFYQYINEGCTYATILHITALSIERYLAICFPLKAKVFITKRRVRSVIALLWSLALLSAVPFLFLVGVEQDMCKHTEYAVSSGLLNIMIWVSTIYFFFPMCCLTFLYGFIGRKLWKSKDEIRGPNAANREQCHRQTVKILAVVVLAFATCWLPFHIGRNLFSNNSVSGGIDMFVFSQYFNVVCMLLFYLSSSINPILYNVMSKRYRTAAHKLLFSRQARPWSFFSTRDVRDDTLACTGTSTSV